One genomic segment of Chelonia mydas isolate rCheMyd1 chromosome 1, rCheMyd1.pri.v2, whole genome shotgun sequence includes these proteins:
- the PICK1 gene encoding PRKCA-binding protein isoform X2, with protein sequence MFGDLDYDIEEDKLGIPTVPGTVTLKKDSQNLIGISIGGGAQYCPCLYIVQVFDNTPAALDGTVAAGDEITGVNGKSVKGKTKVEVAKMIQVVKGEVTIHYNKLQADPKQGKSLDIVLKKVKHRLVENMSSGTADALGLSRAILCNDGLVKRLEELERTAELYKGMTEHTKSLLRAFFELSQTHRAFGDVFSVIGVREPQPAASEAFVKFADAHRSIEKFGIRLLKTIKPMLTDLNTYLNKAIPDTRLTIKKYLDVKFEYLSYCLKVKEMDDEEYSCIALGEPLYRVSTGNYEYRLVLRCRQEARTRFAKMRKDVLEKIELLDQKHGHRVPAPALCLHHVQVQ encoded by the exons ATGTTTGGAGACTTGGACTATGACATTGAGGAGGATAAACT TGGGATCCCCACCGTTCCTGGCACAGTAACCTTGAAGAAGGACTCTCAGAATCTGATTGGGATCAGCATTGGGGGAGGAGCACAGTACTGTCCCTGTCTCTATATTGTTCAG GTGTTTGATAACACTCCGGCAGCCCTAGATGGAACTGTGGCGGCTGGCGATGAAATCACAGGAGTGAATGGGAAGTCAGTAAAAGGGAAAACCAAAGTGGAGGTGGCCAAAATGATACAGGTAGTAAAG GGAGAAGTGACGATTCACTACAACAAACTCCAAGCTGACCCAAAGCAGGGCAAGTCCTTGGATATCG TGTTGAAGAAAGTGAAGCACCGATTGGTGGAGAACATGAGCTCGGGTACCGCAGATGCCTTGGGACTAAGCCGAGCCATCCTTTGCAACG ATGGATTGGTAAAgaggctggaggagctggagagaACCGCAGAGCTGTACAAAG GCATGACAGAGCACACCAAGAGTCTCCTTAGAGCTTTCTTTGAACTCTCCCAGACACACAGAG CATTTGGAGATGTTTTCTCGGTCATTGGTGTACGGGAACCACAGCCAGCTGCCAGTGAAGCCTTTGTGAAATTTGCAGATGCCCATCGCAGCATCGAGAAATTTGGGATCCGCCTACTGAAAACTATCAAACCG ATGCTGACTGACCTCAACACGTACCTGAACAAAGCCATTCCTGACACAAGACTGACCATCAAAAAATACCTGGATGTCAAGTTTGAGTACTTG TCTTACTGCCTGAAAGTGAAGGAGATGGATGATGAGGAATACAGCTGCATT GCACTGGGCGAGCCCCTCTACAGGGTCAGCACTGGGAATTATGAGTACCGCCTAGTCCTACGCTGCCGCCAGGAGGCACGCACACGCTTTGCCAAGATGAGGAAGGATGTGCTGGAGAAGATTGAACTGCTGGACCAGAAACATG GACATCGTGTTCCAGCTCCAGCGCTTTGTCTCCACCATGTCCAAGTACAATGA
- the PICK1 gene encoding PRKCA-binding protein isoform X1: MFGDLDYDIEEDKLGIPTVPGTVTLKKDSQNLIGISIGGGAQYCPCLYIVQVFDNTPAALDGTVAAGDEITGVNGKSVKGKTKVEVAKMIQVVKGEVTIHYNKLQADPKQGKSLDIVLKKVKHRLVENMSSGTADALGLSRAILCNDGLVKRLEELERTAELYKGMTEHTKSLLRAFFELSQTHRAFGDVFSVIGVREPQPAASEAFVKFADAHRSIEKFGIRLLKTIKPMLTDLNTYLNKAIPDTRLTIKKYLDVKFEYLSYCLKVKEMDDEEYSCIALGEPLYRVSTGNYEYRLVLRCRQEARTRFAKMRKDVLEKIELLDQKHVQDIVFQLQRFVSTMSKYNDDCYAVLRDADVFPIEVDLARTTLSYGQKDVFSDGAEEEEEVGEREARRKEEANGEKLIDDA; the protein is encoded by the exons ATGTTTGGAGACTTGGACTATGACATTGAGGAGGATAAACT TGGGATCCCCACCGTTCCTGGCACAGTAACCTTGAAGAAGGACTCTCAGAATCTGATTGGGATCAGCATTGGGGGAGGAGCACAGTACTGTCCCTGTCTCTATATTGTTCAG GTGTTTGATAACACTCCGGCAGCCCTAGATGGAACTGTGGCGGCTGGCGATGAAATCACAGGAGTGAATGGGAAGTCAGTAAAAGGGAAAACCAAAGTGGAGGTGGCCAAAATGATACAGGTAGTAAAG GGAGAAGTGACGATTCACTACAACAAACTCCAAGCTGACCCAAAGCAGGGCAAGTCCTTGGATATCG TGTTGAAGAAAGTGAAGCACCGATTGGTGGAGAACATGAGCTCGGGTACCGCAGATGCCTTGGGACTAAGCCGAGCCATCCTTTGCAACG ATGGATTGGTAAAgaggctggaggagctggagagaACCGCAGAGCTGTACAAAG GCATGACAGAGCACACCAAGAGTCTCCTTAGAGCTTTCTTTGAACTCTCCCAGACACACAGAG CATTTGGAGATGTTTTCTCGGTCATTGGTGTACGGGAACCACAGCCAGCTGCCAGTGAAGCCTTTGTGAAATTTGCAGATGCCCATCGCAGCATCGAGAAATTTGGGATCCGCCTACTGAAAACTATCAAACCG ATGCTGACTGACCTCAACACGTACCTGAACAAAGCCATTCCTGACACAAGACTGACCATCAAAAAATACCTGGATGTCAAGTTTGAGTACTTG TCTTACTGCCTGAAAGTGAAGGAGATGGATGATGAGGAATACAGCTGCATT GCACTGGGCGAGCCCCTCTACAGGGTCAGCACTGGGAATTATGAGTACCGCCTAGTCCTACGCTGCCGCCAGGAGGCACGCACACGCTTTGCCAAGATGAGGAAGGATGTGCTGGAGAAGATTGAACTGCTGGACCAGAAACATG TACAGGACATCGTGTTCCAGCTCCAGCGCTTTGTCTCCACCATGTCCAAGTACAATGATGACTGCTACGCCGTGCTCCGGGACGCAGATGTCTTTCCCATTGAAGTGGATCTAGCACGCACAACCCTGAGCTATGGTCAGAAGGACGTCTTCTCagatggggcagaggaggaggaggaagtaggAGAGCGAGAGGCCAGGAGGAAGGAGGAAGCAAATGGCGAAAAGCTTATTGATGATGCCTGA